From one Ferrovibrio sp. MS7 genomic stretch:
- a CDS encoding branched-chain amino acid ABC transporter permease: MATSDVLQLLLIGLAQGCGYALVAIGFVFIYRATEVVNFAHGEIMMVGAFVVLTFAEFLGLGFWFGAALGLLTMAITGYLLDMLVMRRMIGENQASVFILTVAIGLMLKAAAGMIWGFSPHVMKSSFQGQISVAGIVLGTDRLAIMAGTFVICLLLWAFFSKTRIGLAMQAASQNQLAAYYSRVPVRRLVSVIWAIAAVVAAFAGILVAPITQIDTEMSIFGIKAIAGAVVGGFGSIPGALIGCLILGISEPFLDYFYPPLKGVYAYIILLVVLFVRPEGLIPQTYQKKV, translated from the coding sequence ATGGCAACGTCTGACGTCCTCCAGCTCCTGCTGATCGGCTTGGCACAGGGCTGCGGCTATGCACTCGTGGCGATTGGCTTCGTGTTCATCTACCGGGCCACCGAAGTCGTGAACTTTGCCCATGGCGAGATCATGATGGTGGGCGCCTTCGTGGTGCTCACCTTCGCCGAATTCTTGGGCCTTGGTTTCTGGTTTGGCGCGGCCCTTGGCCTGCTGACAATGGCCATCACCGGCTACCTGCTCGATATGCTGGTGATGCGGCGGATGATTGGTGAAAATCAGGCATCCGTCTTTATCCTCACGGTGGCGATCGGGCTGATGCTGAAGGCGGCGGCCGGGATGATCTGGGGCTTCTCTCCGCATGTCATGAAATCATCCTTCCAGGGCCAGATATCGGTTGCCGGCATCGTGCTTGGCACGGACCGGCTGGCGATCATGGCCGGCACATTCGTTATCTGCCTGCTGCTCTGGGCATTCTTCAGCAAGACCCGTATCGGTCTTGCCATGCAGGCTGCATCGCAGAATCAGCTTGCGGCCTATTATAGCCGCGTGCCGGTCCGCCGGCTGGTTTCGGTGATCTGGGCCATTGCCGCCGTGGTGGCGGCCTTCGCCGGAATCCTGGTGGCACCGATCACCCAGATCGATACCGAAATGTCTATATTCGGCATCAAGGCCATTGCGGGTGCCGTGGTCGGCGGCTTCGGTTCCATTCCTGGCGCGCTGATCGGCTGTCTCATCCTCGGAATCAGCGAACCCTTCCTCGATTATTTCTATCCGCCGCTGAAAGGCGTCTACGCCTACATCATC